Proteins from a single region of Streptomyces vinaceus:
- a CDS encoding Lrp/AsnC family transcriptional regulator produces the protein MDAVDRQLIQALRENGRASYAELGRLVGLSGPSVTDRINRLESAGVITGYRATVNAASLGLGVTALIGISLSDAADHEDVARRLRDLAEIEDCWFIAGDDSYMLKVRAGDVDGLERIIRKLSSTKGVSRTRTTIVLSTKWENRVGDLPEEG, from the coding sequence ATGGACGCGGTGGATAGGCAGCTCATCCAGGCACTTCGTGAGAACGGACGTGCCTCGTACGCGGAGCTCGGCCGGCTCGTCGGCCTCTCCGGCCCCAGCGTCACCGACCGGATCAACCGGCTCGAATCGGCCGGCGTCATCACCGGCTACCGGGCGACCGTCAACGCGGCCTCGCTCGGCCTCGGCGTCACGGCGCTCATCGGCATCTCCCTCTCCGACGCCGCGGACCACGAGGACGTGGCCCGCCGCCTGCGCGACCTGGCGGAGATCGAGGACTGCTGGTTCATCGCCGGCGACGACTCGTACATGCTCAAGGTCCGCGCCGGCGACGTGGACGGGCTGGAGCGGATCATCCGCAAGCTCTCCAGCACCAAGGGTGTCTCCCGCACCCGTACCACCATCGTGCTCTCCACGAAGTGGGAGAACCGGGTCGGGGACCTGCCCGAGGAGGGCTAA
- a CDS encoding PLD nuclease N-terminal domain-containing protein — MLRYLPFLLIIALTIYAFIDCLNTPEEEVKHLPKVVWVIIILLFSIVGPVVWLFAGRQRSALGGGRARRTQWVAPDDNPEFLRSLGEDRDKDRDKDKD; from the coding sequence GTGCTGCGCTATCTGCCGTTCCTGCTGATCATCGCGCTGACCATCTACGCCTTCATCGACTGCCTGAACACGCCGGAGGAAGAGGTCAAGCACCTCCCCAAGGTGGTGTGGGTCATCATCATCCTGCTGTTCTCGATCGTCGGACCGGTGGTGTGGCTGTTCGCGGGCCGGCAGCGTTCCGCGCTCGGCGGCGGCCGCGCGCGCCGCACCCAGTGGGTCGCCCCCGACGACAACCCGGAGTTCCTGCGCTCGCTGGGCGAGGACCGCGACAAGGACCGCGACAAGGACAAGGACTGA
- a CDS encoding DUF4229 domain-containing protein, with protein MRLGIFVGCLVLVAVLVNVGWVPAGLGDANPAWVVLLALVISAPLSFVLLRKQRDEMSAQISGRVAGAKEKLAANRSQEDAADDAARA; from the coding sequence ATGCGGCTGGGCATCTTCGTCGGATGCCTCGTCCTGGTCGCCGTCCTGGTCAACGTGGGCTGGGTGCCCGCCGGCCTCGGCGACGCCAACCCCGCCTGGGTGGTGCTGCTCGCCCTCGTGATCTCCGCGCCGCTCTCCTTCGTACTGCTGCGCAAGCAGCGCGACGAGATGTCCGCGCAGATCTCCGGTCGCGTCGCGGGCGCGAAGGAGAAGCTCGCCGCGAACCGCTCCCAGGAGGACGCGGCCGACGACGCCGCCCGCGCCTGA
- a CDS encoding cupin domain-containing protein produces the protein MHTITTSADHVITTPNAVMTGLAAPSRGSAELSTWRVAMAAGASGPEHSVDREQIWTVTAGSLEVTSAGRTQKAAAGETLVLPPHVLRRVHASEAAEAHVAMCSDALVTVPGEAEPRVLPWAR, from the coding sequence ATGCACACCATCACCACCTCGGCCGACCACGTCATCACCACCCCCAACGCGGTCATGACCGGCCTGGCCGCGCCCAGCCGGGGCAGCGCCGAACTCAGCACCTGGCGCGTCGCCATGGCCGCCGGCGCATCCGGCCCGGAGCACTCCGTCGACCGCGAACAGATCTGGACCGTCACCGCGGGCAGCCTGGAGGTCACCTCGGCCGGCCGCACGCAGAAGGCCGCGGCGGGCGAGACCCTGGTCCTGCCGCCGCACGTACTGCGCCGCGTCCACGCCTCGGAGGCGGCCGAGGCCCACGTCGCGATGTGCTCGGACGCCCTGGTCACGGTCCCGGGGGAAGCGGAACCCCGCGTCCTGCCCTGGGCCCGGTGA
- the mqnE gene encoding aminofutalosine synthase MqnE → MDAGLKRELEEKVRSGERLTREDGIALYESDDLAWLGGLAHEVRTRKNGDVVHFNVNRHLNMTNVCTASCAYCSFQRKPGEKDAYTMRIEEAVRLAKAMENENLTELHIVNGLHPSLPWRYYPRSLSALKEALPNVSLKAFTATEIHHFETISGMSASDILDELIEAGLESLTGGGAEIFDWEVRQHIVDHKTHWEDWSRIHRLAHSKGLKTPSTMLYGHIEEPRHRVDHVLRLRELQDETGGFQVFIPLRYQHDFVDMQDGKVRNKLQARTTMATGAEALKTFAVSRLLFDNVPHVKVFWVMHGVQTAQLALQHGADDMDGSVVEYKITHDADNYGTPNKLGRDDLLELIREAGFRPVERNTRYEIIREYPGPDAALRETPQAMRV, encoded by the coding sequence ATGGACGCTGGGCTCAAGCGTGAGCTGGAGGAGAAGGTCCGTTCCGGCGAGCGGCTGACCCGTGAGGACGGCATCGCCCTCTACGAGTCCGACGACCTGGCCTGGCTGGGCGGCCTCGCCCACGAGGTGCGTACGCGCAAGAACGGCGACGTCGTCCACTTCAACGTCAACCGCCACCTCAACATGACGAACGTGTGCACCGCGTCGTGCGCCTACTGCTCGTTCCAGCGCAAGCCGGGCGAGAAGGACGCGTACACGATGCGCATCGAGGAAGCCGTGCGCCTGGCCAAGGCCATGGAGAACGAGAACCTCACCGAGCTGCACATCGTCAACGGCCTGCACCCGAGCCTGCCGTGGCGCTACTACCCGCGCTCGCTCTCCGCCCTGAAGGAGGCGCTGCCGAACGTCTCGCTGAAGGCGTTCACGGCGACCGAGATCCACCACTTCGAGACGATCTCCGGAATGTCGGCCTCCGACATCCTGGACGAGCTGATCGAGGCCGGTCTGGAGTCGCTCACCGGCGGCGGCGCGGAGATCTTCGACTGGGAGGTCCGCCAGCACATCGTGGACCACAAGACCCACTGGGAAGACTGGTCGCGCATCCACCGCCTGGCGCACTCCAAGGGCCTCAAGACCCCGTCGACCATGCTCTACGGGCACATCGAGGAGCCGCGCCACCGCGTGGACCACGTGCTGCGGCTGCGCGAGCTCCAGGACGAGACCGGCGGCTTCCAGGTCTTCATCCCGCTGCGCTACCAGCACGACTTCGTGGACATGCAGGACGGCAAGGTCCGCAACAAGCTCCAGGCCCGTACGACGATGGCGACGGGCGCGGAGGCCCTCAAGACCTTCGCGGTCTCCCGTCTCCTCTTCGACAACGTGCCGCACGTGAAGGTCTTCTGGGTCATGCACGGCGTGCAGACCGCCCAGCTGGCCCTCCAGCACGGCGCGGACGACATGGACGGCTCGGTCGTCGAGTACAAGATCACGCACGACGCGGACAACTACGGCACGCCGAACAAGCTCGGCCGTGACGATCTGCTGGAGCTGATCCGCGAGGCCGGCTTCCGCCCGGTCGAGCGCAACACGCGCTACGAGATCATCCGCGAGTACCCCGGCCCGGACGCGGCCCTGCGCGAGACCCCGCAGGCGATGCGCGTCTGA
- a CDS encoding rhomboid family intramembrane serine protease, whose protein sequence is MLGWVGLLWLIEVVDLATGHALDAYGIVPRTVDGLTGIPLAPFLHFGFDHVASNSVPLLVLGFVAALSGIRRFLALCAVAVVVDGLGVWLVSGSNTVTAGASGLIFALFGYLLVRGFVERRPLGVLVGVAIAAYWGAGMLTGILPTDTTVSWQGHLFGLLTGIAAAYLFTRRAVRA, encoded by the coding sequence ATGCTCGGCTGGGTGGGCCTGCTGTGGCTGATCGAGGTGGTGGACCTGGCCACCGGGCACGCCCTGGACGCGTACGGGATCGTTCCGCGCACCGTGGACGGGCTGACCGGGATCCCGCTGGCCCCGTTCCTGCACTTCGGCTTCGACCACGTGGCGTCGAACAGCGTGCCGCTGCTGGTGCTGGGCTTCGTCGCCGCGCTGAGCGGGATACGGCGGTTCCTGGCGCTGTGCGCGGTGGCCGTGGTGGTGGACGGACTCGGGGTGTGGCTGGTCTCCGGGTCGAACACCGTGACGGCGGGCGCCTCGGGGCTGATCTTCGCCCTCTTCGGCTACCTGCTGGTCCGCGGCTTCGTCGAGCGGCGGCCGCTGGGCGTGCTGGTGGGCGTGGCGATCGCCGCGTACTGGGGGGCGGGGATGCTGACGGGCATCCTGCCGACCGACACGACGGTCAGCTGGCAGGGCCACCTCTTCGGCCTGCTGACGGGCATCGCCGCCGCGTACCTCTTCACCCGGCGGGCGGTCCGGGCGTAG
- a CDS encoding GNAT family N-acetyltransferase: protein MTLTFTLDPQIDTALHEALLDLWTDASNAGGAVGFVPPVVRDDIRPQLIKQLGMIADGQMRLLVGHDEDGLAAVAFLGLNRHALMGHWIWLHTVMVHPDRQGRGHGRRLMAASADCARAMEGVEAIRLSCRGGMGLEHFYAACGYKEVGRVPGAIRVAPGDDRDDITMLLPLH, encoded by the coding sequence ATGACCCTTACCTTCACCTTGGATCCGCAGATCGACACGGCGCTGCACGAGGCCCTCCTCGACCTGTGGACGGACGCGTCCAACGCCGGCGGAGCCGTGGGTTTCGTCCCGCCCGTCGTGCGGGACGACATCCGCCCCCAGCTGATCAAGCAGCTCGGCATGATCGCCGACGGTCAGATGCGGCTCCTGGTGGGCCACGACGAGGACGGGCTGGCCGCCGTCGCCTTCCTCGGGCTCAACCGGCACGCCCTGATGGGGCACTGGATCTGGCTCCACACGGTGATGGTCCATCCGGACCGTCAGGGCCGGGGACACGGCCGCCGGCTGATGGCCGCGTCCGCCGACTGCGCCCGCGCGATGGAGGGCGTCGAAGCCATCCGGCTGTCCTGCCGCGGCGGCATGGGGCTGGAGCACTTCTACGCGGCCTGCGGCTACAAGGAGGTCGGCCGCGTCCCCGGCGCGATCCGGGTGGCGCCGGGCGACGACCGCGACGACATCACGATGCTGCTGCCGCTGCACTGA
- a CDS encoding YqjF family protein, translating into MSDPHDGAGSAPVEPVTPEPPHPLRRTLLHQSWLDVAFVHWAVAPESVGGLLPRGVRPDVYEGWTYVGLIALRMHRVGWLGLPGVPYFGTFPETNVRLYSVDERGRRGVVFRSFEASRLLPVLVARLGFRLPYMWAEMSVHREGDGVDYTTRRRWPRPGGSGGAHARLGLRVGARIAEPSGLEDFLTARWGMHSDRHGRTRYLPNAHPRWRLHRAELLHLDENLITAAGLPRPAAPPVSVLFSPGVPVRFGAPA; encoded by the coding sequence GTGAGTGATCCGCACGACGGAGCCGGGTCCGCACCGGTCGAACCGGTGACACCCGAGCCGCCGCACCCGCTGCGCAGGACGCTGCTCCACCAGTCCTGGCTGGACGTGGCGTTCGTGCACTGGGCGGTGGCCCCGGAGTCGGTGGGCGGGCTGCTGCCCCGCGGCGTCCGTCCCGACGTGTACGAGGGCTGGACGTACGTGGGTCTGATCGCCCTGCGGATGCACCGGGTCGGCTGGCTCGGACTGCCCGGCGTGCCGTACTTCGGCACCTTCCCGGAGACGAACGTGCGCCTGTACTCGGTGGACGAACGCGGCCGCCGCGGCGTGGTCTTCCGGTCGTTCGAGGCGTCGCGGCTGCTCCCGGTGCTCGTCGCACGCCTGGGATTCCGGCTCCCCTACATGTGGGCCGAGATGTCGGTCCACCGCGAGGGCGACGGCGTCGACTACACCACCAGGCGCCGCTGGCCGCGACCGGGGGGCAGCGGCGGAGCGCACGCGCGACTGGGTCTGCGCGTCGGTGCGCGGATCGCGGAGCCGAGCGGGCTCGAAGACTTCCTCACGGCCCGCTGGGGCATGCACAGCGACCGGCACGGCAGGACCCGCTACCTCCCGAACGCCCACCCGCGGTGGAGACTGCACCGCGCCGAGTTGCTGCACCTCGACGAGAACCTGATCACTGCGGCCGGACTGCCCCGCCCCGCCGCCCCGCCGGTCAGCGTCCTGTTCTCACCCGGAGTCCCCGTCCGCTTCGGCGCTCCCGCGTAG
- a CDS encoding menaquinone biosynthesis decarboxylase, with product MAYDDLRSLLRALEREGDLKRIKAEVDPYLEVGEIVDRVNKAGGPALLFENVKGSAMPLAMNVFGTDRRLLKALGLKSYGEISEKIGGLLKPELPQGFIGVREAFGKLGSMVHVPPKKVKGESAPVQEVVLTGDDVDLDALPALFTWPKDGGSFFNLGLTHTKHPETGVRNLGLYRLQRHDKRTIGMHWQIHKDSRNHYAVAAKRGERLPVAIAFGCPPAVTYASTAPLPGDIDEYLFAGFVAGKRIEMVDCKTVPLQVPANAEVVVEGWLEPGEMLPEGPFGDHTGFYTPQEPFPALKIDCVTMRKRPLLQSIVVGRPPTEDGPLGRATERFFLPLLKIIVPDIVDYHLPESGGFHNCAIVSIDKKYPKHAQKVMHAIWGAHMMSLTKLIIVVDSDCDVHDLHEVSWRALGNTDYSRDLTVVEGPVDHLDHASYQQFWGGKAGIDATKKLPEEGYTRDGGWPDMVESDPATAALVDRRWKEYGL from the coding sequence ATGGCTTACGACGATCTCCGCTCGCTGCTCCGGGCTCTGGAGCGAGAGGGCGACCTCAAGCGCATCAAGGCCGAAGTCGACCCGTACCTGGAGGTCGGGGAGATCGTCGACAGAGTGAACAAGGCGGGAGGTCCCGCCCTCCTCTTCGAGAACGTCAAGGGCTCGGCGATGCCGCTGGCCATGAACGTCTTCGGGACCGACCGCCGCCTCCTGAAGGCCCTCGGCCTCAAGTCGTACGGCGAGATCAGCGAGAAGATCGGCGGCCTGCTCAAGCCGGAGCTCCCGCAGGGGTTCATCGGCGTGCGCGAGGCCTTCGGCAAGCTGGGCTCGATGGTGCACGTGCCGCCGAAGAAGGTGAAGGGCGAGTCCGCTCCCGTCCAGGAGGTCGTCCTCACCGGCGACGACGTCGACCTCGACGCCCTGCCGGCCCTCTTCACCTGGCCCAAGGACGGCGGGTCCTTCTTCAACCTCGGCCTCACGCACACCAAGCACCCCGAGACCGGCGTGCGCAACCTCGGCCTCTACCGCCTCCAGCGCCACGACAAGCGCACCATCGGCATGCACTGGCAGATCCACAAGGACAGCCGCAACCACTACGCCGTCGCCGCCAAGCGCGGTGAGCGCCTCCCGGTCGCGATCGCCTTCGGCTGCCCGCCGGCCGTGACGTACGCGTCGACCGCGCCGCTGCCCGGCGACATCGACGAGTACCTCTTCGCCGGGTTCGTCGCGGGCAAGCGGATCGAGATGGTCGACTGCAAGACCGTCCCGCTCCAGGTCCCGGCCAACGCCGAGGTGGTCGTCGAGGGCTGGCTGGAGCCGGGCGAGATGCTCCCCGAGGGGCCCTTCGGCGACCACACCGGCTTCTACACCCCGCAGGAGCCCTTCCCGGCCCTGAAGATCGACTGCGTGACGATGCGCAAGCGCCCGCTGCTGCAGTCGATCGTCGTCGGCCGCCCGCCCACCGAGGACGGTCCGCTCGGCCGCGCGACGGAGCGTTTCTTCCTCCCGCTGCTGAAGATCATCGTCCCGGACATCGTGGACTACCACCTGCCCGAGTCGGGCGGCTTCCACAACTGCGCGATCGTCTCGATCGACAAGAAGTACCCCAAGCACGCCCAGAAGGTCATGCACGCCATCTGGGGCGCCCACATGATGTCGCTGACCAAGCTGATCATCGTCGTGGACTCCGACTGCGACGTCCACGACCTGCACGAGGTGTCCTGGCGGGCCCTCGGCAACACGGACTACTCCCGCGACCTCACCGTCGTGGAGGGCCCGGTCGACCACCTCGACCACGCCTCGTACCAGCAGTTCTGGGGCGGCAAGGCGGGCATCGACGCGACGAAGAAGCTCCCCGAGGAGGGTTACACCCGCGACGGCGGCTGGCCCGACATGGTGGAGTCCGACCCCGCGACGGCGGCCCTGGTGGACCGCCGCTGGAAGGAGTACGGCCTGTGA
- the mqnP gene encoding menaquinone biosynthesis prenyltransferase MqnP, which yields MTTADGVIGPGSAPQAPGKVKAFLRLVMIEHSVFALPFAYIAALTAMFQLDRSMHWTELLLVTVCMVGLRTFAMAANRIIDREIDARNPRTAGRELVTGAVSVRSAWTGAGIALAVFLGSAALLNPLCLALAPVAVVPMVVYPYGKRFTNFPHAILGLAQAMGPVGAWLAVTGQWSWDAVILGLAVGVWIGGFDLIFACQDVAADRADGVKSVPARFGVPAALWGARGAHVVTTALLAWYALATDAGPFFWCGLVVVVAAFLYEHTIVKPHDLSRLNRAFFTVNGFIGMALFACALADLVARGLTL from the coding sequence ATGACCACCGCCGACGGAGTCATCGGCCCCGGTTCCGCCCCGCAGGCACCCGGCAAGGTGAAGGCGTTCCTGCGGCTCGTGATGATCGAGCACTCGGTCTTCGCGCTGCCCTTCGCCTACATCGCGGCGCTGACGGCCATGTTCCAGCTCGACCGCTCCATGCACTGGACCGAGCTGCTGCTCGTCACCGTCTGCATGGTCGGGCTGCGGACCTTCGCGATGGCCGCCAACCGGATCATCGACCGGGAGATCGACGCCCGCAACCCCCGTACCGCCGGCCGCGAGCTCGTCACGGGCGCCGTCTCCGTACGGTCGGCCTGGACCGGGGCCGGGATCGCGCTGGCCGTCTTCCTCGGGTCGGCGGCGCTGCTGAACCCGCTGTGCCTGGCGCTGGCGCCGGTCGCGGTGGTCCCGATGGTGGTGTACCCGTACGGCAAGCGGTTCACGAACTTCCCGCACGCGATCCTGGGCCTGGCCCAGGCGATGGGGCCGGTGGGCGCCTGGCTGGCGGTGACGGGGCAGTGGTCCTGGGACGCGGTGATCCTGGGCCTGGCCGTGGGCGTGTGGATCGGCGGCTTCGACCTGATCTTCGCCTGCCAGGACGTGGCGGCGGACCGCGCGGACGGCGTGAAGTCGGTCCCGGCCCGCTTCGGCGTCCCGGCGGCCCTGTGGGGCGCGCGCGGCGCGCACGTGGTGACCACGGCCCTGCTGGCGTGGTACGCGCTGGCGACGGACGCGGGCCCCTTCTTCTGGTGCGGCCTGGTGGTCGTCGTCGCCGCCTTCCTCTACGAGCACACGATCGTGAAGCCGCACGACCTGTCCCGCCTGAACCGCGCCTTCTTCACGGTGAACGGCTTCATCGGCATGGCCCTCTTCGCCTGCGCCCTGGCCGACCTGGTGGCCCGCGGCCTCACCCTCTAG
- a CDS encoding UbiX family flavin prenyltransferase, with translation MTDGKRTPWVVGVSGASGTPYAAAVIRGLLAAGESVDLVVSRASRLTLLDETGIAFRDAHWRDDLAAWLERGADGKPATFARPELDDVRHWSAGDLAAGPSSGSYPVKGMLIVPASTACVAGVALGLSKDLLQRVASVTLKERRRLVVAVRETPLNGQTLKHLVALDEAGAVVLPASPAFYAGATHIQDLVDFVAGRVLDAAGVPHRLYRRWEGELGGASRPREASGD, from the coding sequence ATGACTGACGGCAAGCGCACCCCGTGGGTGGTCGGGGTTTCCGGGGCGTCCGGGACGCCGTACGCGGCGGCGGTGATCCGGGGGCTGCTGGCGGCGGGGGAGAGCGTGGACCTCGTGGTCAGCCGCGCCTCGCGGCTCACCCTCCTCGACGAGACCGGTATCGCGTTCCGCGACGCGCACTGGCGGGACGACCTCGCCGCCTGGCTGGAGCGCGGGGCGGACGGCAAGCCCGCGACCTTCGCACGGCCGGAACTGGACGACGTCCGCCACTGGAGCGCCGGGGACCTGGCCGCCGGGCCGAGCTCGGGCTCGTATCCCGTGAAGGGGATGCTGATCGTGCCGGCGTCCACGGCCTGTGTGGCGGGAGTGGCGCTCGGGCTGTCGAAGGACCTGCTCCAGCGCGTCGCGAGCGTGACGCTCAAGGAGCGGCGCCGACTGGTGGTCGCGGTGCGGGAGACCCCGCTGAACGGGCAGACGCTGAAGCATCTGGTGGCGCTGGACGAGGCGGGCGCAGTGGTGCTGCCCGCCTCTCCGGCGTTCTACGCGGGTGCGACGCACATCCAGGACCTGGTGGACTTCGTCGCGGGGCGGGTGCTCGATGCGGCAGGGGTGCCGCACCGGCTGTACCGCAGGTGGGAGGGGGAGCTCGGTGGAGCGTCCCGCCCCCGGGAGGCAAGCGGTGACTAG
- a CDS encoding MarR family winged helix-turn-helix transcriptional regulator, which translates to MTRDEDTGIELGFLLGLGFQLLIGEFTRRLDAAGYGDLRPAHGMAFQVLKGGGATGTELGERLGVTKQAAGQLVDDLEKRGYVRREPHPGGGRRKLVVLTPAAEEHLAVAGRVLHELEDELGARVDLPALRRELTGLLHALGGDGALPPLRPVWH; encoded by the coding sequence GTGACGAGAGACGAAGACACCGGCATCGAGCTCGGCTTCCTGCTCGGCCTCGGGTTCCAGCTGCTGATCGGCGAGTTCACCCGGCGGCTCGACGCGGCCGGGTACGGCGATCTGCGGCCCGCGCACGGCATGGCCTTCCAGGTGCTCAAGGGGGGCGGGGCCACCGGCACCGAGCTCGGCGAGCGGCTCGGGGTGACCAAGCAGGCCGCCGGGCAGCTCGTGGACGACCTGGAGAAGCGGGGCTACGTACGGCGCGAGCCGCACCCCGGGGGCGGCCGGCGCAAGCTGGTGGTCCTGACCCCGGCCGCGGAGGAGCACCTCGCCGTCGCCGGACGGGTCCTGCACGAGCTGGAGGACGAGCTCGGCGCCCGCGTCGACCTCCCCGCCCTGCGCCGGGAGCTCACCGGCCTGCTGCACGCCCTGGGCGGGGACGGAGCGCTTCCGCCGCTGCGGCCCGTCTGGCATTGA
- a CDS encoding dicarboxylate/amino acid:cation symporter, producing MSVSATPQAPAKASFKFPFWAQIVTGLVLGVLFGWLARSQDVSWLAKTLEQVGDIFVQLLKLAVAPLVFFAILVSITNLRKVNNAARLASRTLLWFMITSLIAVGIGLAIGLLTNPGAGTGLTPQDGKLPKRTGSWLDFLTGIVPTDVITPFTELNVLQIVFMAAVAGIAALQLGDKAQPILTVAESVLELLQKALWWVIRLAPIGTVGLIGTAIASYGWELIGKYATFTADVYVGSALVMFGVYPLLLATVAKVNPIQFFKGAWPAIQLAFVSRSSVGTMPVTQKVTERLGVPKEYASFAVPFGATTKMDGCAAIYPALAAIFIAQIFDVQLTVTDYLLIAFVSVVGSAATAGLTGATVMLTLTLSTLGLPLEGVGLLMAIDPILDMMRTATNVAGQALVPVVVAAREGILDKKAYETASSSPLDEPAADRTPVPVAA from the coding sequence GTGTCCGTGTCCGCGACCCCTCAGGCCCCCGCCAAGGCCTCCTTCAAGTTCCCGTTCTGGGCCCAGATCGTCACCGGCCTCGTGCTCGGCGTCCTGTTCGGCTGGCTCGCGCGCAGCCAGGACGTCAGCTGGCTCGCCAAGACCCTTGAGCAGGTCGGCGACATCTTCGTCCAGCTGCTGAAGCTGGCCGTGGCCCCGCTCGTCTTCTTCGCGATCCTGGTGTCGATCACCAACCTGCGGAAGGTGAACAACGCCGCCCGCCTCGCCTCGCGCACGCTGCTCTGGTTCATGATCACCTCGCTGATCGCCGTCGGCATCGGCCTCGCGATCGGCCTGCTGACCAACCCGGGCGCCGGCACCGGCCTCACCCCGCAGGACGGCAAGCTGCCCAAGCGCACCGGCTCCTGGCTGGACTTCCTGACCGGCATCGTCCCGACGGACGTCATCACGCCGTTCACCGAGCTGAACGTGCTCCAGATCGTCTTCATGGCCGCCGTCGCCGGTATCGCCGCCCTCCAGCTCGGCGACAAGGCCCAGCCGATCCTCACCGTCGCCGAGTCCGTCCTGGAGCTCCTCCAGAAGGCCCTGTGGTGGGTCATCCGCCTCGCCCCGATCGGCACCGTCGGCCTGATCGGCACCGCGATCGCCTCGTACGGCTGGGAACTCATCGGCAAGTACGCGACCTTCACCGCGGACGTGTACGTCGGCTCCGCGCTCGTGATGTTCGGCGTCTACCCGCTGCTGCTGGCCACGGTCGCCAAGGTCAACCCGATCCAGTTCTTCAAGGGCGCCTGGCCCGCGATCCAGCTGGCCTTCGTCTCCCGGTCCTCGGTCGGCACCATGCCGGTCACCCAGAAGGTCACCGAGCGCCTCGGCGTCCCGAAGGAGTACGCCTCCTTCGCCGTCCCGTTCGGCGCGACGACGAAGATGGACGGCTGCGCCGCGATCTACCCGGCGCTCGCCGCGATCTTCATCGCGCAGATCTTCGACGTCCAGCTGACGGTCACCGACTACCTGCTGATCGCCTTCGTCTCGGTGGTCGGCTCGGCCGCCACGGCCGGCCTGACGGGCGCCACGGTCATGCTGACCCTGACCCTCTCCACCCTGGGCCTGCCCCTGGAGGGCGTCGGCCTGCTGATGGCGATCGACCCCATCCTCGACATGATGCGCACCGCCACCAACGTCGCCGGCCAGGCCCTGGTCCCGGTCGTGGTCGCGGCCCGCGAGGGGATCCTGGACAAGAAGGCCTACGAGACGGCCTCGTCCTCCCCCCTGGACGAGCCGGCCGCCGACCGCACCCCGGTCCCGGTCGCCGCGTAA
- the ccsB gene encoding c-type cytochrome biogenesis protein CcsB: protein MTPLAAEVNENLAQISNYLIYSSMAVYMLAFFAHIAEWTFGSRSKVGRTAAALTGAKAGAAAAAGPAVQVRQKGARSSGETGGTAVLDKPKVVTRSAAGTRDVPDGPGAAGGTENGDLYGRIAVSLTTLAFVIEAGGVVTRAMSVQRAPWGNMYEFSVTFSTVAVGAYLALLALKKNVRWLGLILVTTVLLDLGIATTWLYTASDQLVPALHSYWLWIHVSTAIFCGAVFYIGAAGAVLYLFRDSYESHLEQGRTVGSFRSSVLERLPSAASLDKFSYRINAAVFPLWTFTIVAGAIWAGDAWGRYWGWDPKEVWSFVTWVAYACYLHARATAGWKGRKAAYLALFAFACWIWNYYGVNILLSGKHSYAGV from the coding sequence ATGACGCCGCTCGCAGCCGAAGTCAACGAGAATTTGGCGCAGATCAGCAATTACCTGATCTATTCGTCGATGGCGGTCTACATGCTCGCCTTCTTCGCGCACATCGCCGAGTGGACCTTCGGCAGCCGCAGCAAGGTGGGCCGTACGGCCGCGGCGCTGACCGGCGCCAAGGCAGGGGCCGCGGCCGCCGCGGGCCCCGCCGTCCAGGTGCGCCAGAAGGGGGCGCGCAGCTCCGGTGAAACCGGGGGCACCGCGGTCCTCGACAAGCCGAAGGTCGTCACCCGCTCCGCCGCCGGCACCCGCGACGTCCCGGACGGTCCCGGCGCGGCCGGCGGTACCGAGAACGGCGACCTGTACGGCCGGATCGCGGTCTCGCTGACCACCCTGGCCTTCGTCATCGAGGCGGGCGGCGTCGTGACCCGCGCGATGTCCGTGCAGCGGGCCCCCTGGGGCAACATGTACGAGTTCTCGGTGACCTTCTCCACCGTCGCCGTCGGCGCCTACCTGGCGCTCCTGGCGCTGAAGAAGAACGTCCGCTGGCTCGGCCTGATCCTGGTCACCACCGTCCTGCTGGACCTCGGCATCGCCACCACCTGGCTCTACACCGCCAGCGACCAGCTGGTCCCGGCCCTGCACTCGTACTGGCTGTGGATCCACGTCTCCACCGCGATCTTCTGCGGCGCGGTCTTCTACATCGGCGCGGCCGGCGCGGTGCTCTACCTCTTCCGCGACTCCTACGAGAGCCACCTGGAGCAGGGCCGCACGGTGGGGAGCTTCCGCTCCTCCGTGCTGGAGCGGCTGCCTTCGGCGGCCTCGCTCGACAAGTTCTCGTACCGGATCAACGCGGCCGTGTTCCCGCTGTGGACCTTCACCATCGTCGCGGGCGCGATCTGGGCAGGCGACGCCTGGGGCCGCTACTGGGGCTGGGACCCCAAGGAGGTCTGGTCCTTCGTGACCTGGGTGGCGTACGCCTGCTACCTGCACGCCCGCGCCACCGCCGGCTGGAAGGGCCGCAAGGCCGCGTACCTCGCGCTCTTCGCCTTCGCCTGCTGGATCTGGAACTACTACGGCGTGAACATCCTGCTCAGCGGCAAGCACTCCTACGCGGGCGTCTGA